In Anoplopoma fimbria isolate UVic2021 breed Golden Eagle Sablefish chromosome 12, Afim_UVic_2022, whole genome shotgun sequence, one DNA window encodes the following:
- the si:dkey-222n6.2 gene encoding keratin, type II cytoskeletal 8 produces MSLRSKRSSSRSGLRASMGSFNNASMGSYSIPKSSNGFNQGASITSVTVNKSLLTPVNVDIDPTVQVVRNQEKEQIKGLNNRFVSFIDKVRFLEQQNKMLETKWNLLQGQTSASSNVEPMLKSYITKLQKQLEFISNDKHRLDMENDVVHKSVDNYKTKFEEEINKRNEAENEFVLIKKDVDSGYMSKVDLEDLVSFINDEFNFLKALYDEELRELQESLKVISVVVQMDNSRGLDMDQIVSDVKAQYEDIAARSREEAESWHKSKFDKMTAEANQYGDEMRNTKGQISELKRMIARLQNEIQAVKAQYTNLEGQIVEAEQRGDGAVRDANARIRDLDLALQRAKQDMALQLKEYQELMNLKLALDIEISTYRKLLEGEEERLGQDSIVNIHTVATTSATNVNKEKVRRPSAILIKTVEINDRTY; encoded by the exons ATGAGTTTGAGGAGCAAACGCAGCAGCAGCCGTTCAGGACTACGC GCATCCATGGGGTCCTTCAACAACGCGTCCATGGGGTCCTACTCCATCCCCAAGAGCAGCAACGGGTTCAACCAGGGGGCCTCCATAACATCCGTGACCGTCAACAAGAGCCTGCTCACCCCGGTCAACGTAGACATCGACCCCACCGTCCAGGTTGTTAGGAACCAGGAGAAAGAGCAGATCAAGGGTCTGAACAACCGATTTGTCTCATTCATTGATAAG GTGAGATtcctggagcagcagaacaaaatGCTGGAAACCAAGTGGAACCTGCTGCAGGGACAGACCTCCGCCTCCTCCAACGTGGAGCCCATGCTGAAGTCCTACATCACCAAACTGCAGAAGCAGCTGGAGTTCATCAGCAATGACAAGCACAGGCTGGACATGGAGAACGATGTGGTGCACAAGAGTGTGGACAACTACAAGACAAA GTTTGAGGAAGAGATCAACAAGAGGAATGAGGCAGAGAATGAGTTCGTCCTGATCAAAAAG GATGTGGACTCCGGCTACATGTCCAAAGTGGATCTGGAGGATCTGGTGTCTTTTATCAATGATGAATTCAACTTCCTCAAGGCTCTGTATGACgag gaactgcGTGAGCTGCAGGAAAGCCTGAAGGTGATCTCTGTGGTGGTGCAGATGGACAACTCCCGAGGCCTGGACATGGATCAGATCGTGTCCGACGTTAAGGCTCAGTACGAGGACATCGCCGCTCGCAGCCGTGAAGAAGCTGAAAGCTGGCACAAGAGCAAG TTTGACAAGATGACTGCTGAGGCAAACCAGTACGGCGATGAGATGCGTAACACCAAGGGGCAAATATCTGAACTCAAAAGAATGATCGCCCGCCTGCAGAACGAGATCCAGGCTGTGAAAGCACAG tatacCAACCTTGAGGGCCAGATAGTGGAGGCGGAGCAGCGTGGGGACGGGGCCGTGCGGGATGCCAATGCTCGCATCAGGGACCTGGATCTGGCTCTGCAGAGGGCCAAGCAGGACATGGCTCTGCAGCTCAAAGAATACCAGGAGCTGATGAACCTGAAGCTGGCCCTGGACATCGAGATCTCCACCTACAGGAAACtgctggagggggaggaggaaag ACTTGGACAGGACTCTATTGTCAACATCCACACAGTGGCCACCACAT CAGCCACCAACGTTAACAAAGAGAAGGTGCGCAGACCAAGTGCAATTCTCATCAAGACCGTGGAGATCAACGACAGAACATACTGA
- the LOC129099262 gene encoding deoxyribonuclease-1-like gives MKIASFNMHRFGLTKVANPDILSALVKIVSRYDIIVILEVVDVSGASVEIFLEELNKVNTTHHYALQLSTRLGRNRYKEQFLFLYRDDVVDLIDSYQYEDNQVNDVDAFLREPYILYFKPRNTVLKDIVLIPVHASPLHTERELDELYDVFLVVRDKWKTDNIMILGDFKADGVYVTDNKMKDIRIRSDKNFHWLIGDDVDTTSNTANHYSYDRIVVYGEDMLSALVPNSAKPFNFHKEFVMTEEKALRVSDHYPVEVELRKTPPFWTTKNSQRCDCVDSQRASESQQVDVVQLQKENLLLEREKLKLQISLLNQWLARLQQKK, from the exons ATGAAGATCGCCTCCTTCAACATGCACAGGTTTGGGCTGACCAAAGTCGCCAATCCAGATATTCTGTCTGCTCTCGTTAAG atTGTGTCTCGATACGACATCATAGTGATTCTGGAGGTGGTGGATGTGAGCGGAGCTTCTGTTGAAATATTCTTGGAAGAACTGAACAA AGTGAACACCACCCATCACTATGCTCTGCAGCTCAGCACCCGCCTGGGAAGGAACAGATACAAGGAGcagtttttgtttctgtacaG GGACGACGTTGTCGACCTGATCGACAGTTACCAATATGAAGACAACCAGGTGAACGACGTGGATGCTTTTCTAAGAGAGCCGTACATTCTCTACTTCAAACCACGCAACACTG tgcTGAAGGACATAGTGCTGATCCCCGTCCACGCCTCGCCActgcacacagagagggagctGGACGAGCTGTACGATGTCTTCCTGGTGGTCAGAGACAAATGGAAAACTGAT AACATAATGATCCTGGGGGATTTCAAAGCAGACGGTGTGTACGTCACCGATAACAAGATGAAGGACATTCGTATTCGCAGCGACAAGAACTTCCACTGGCTGATCGGCGATGACGTGGACACCACATCAAACACAGCAAACCACTACTCCTACGACCG GATTGTTGTGTATGGAGAAGATATGCTGTCCGCTCTTGTGCCAAACTCAGCCAAGCCGTTCAACTTCCACAAAGAGTTTGTGATGACGGAAGAAAAA GCCCTGAGAGTCAGCGACCACTACCCCGTGGAGGTGGAGTTACGTAAAACTCCTCCTTTCTGGACGACAAAGAATTCCCAGAGGTGTGACTGTGTTGATTCCCAGCGAGCTTCAG AGAGCCAGCAGGTGGATGTGGTGCAACTGCAGAAGGAAAATCTCCTGCTGGAGCGAGAAAAACTTAAACTTCAGATCTCCCTGTTAAATCAGTGGCTTGCCAGACTCCAacagaaaaaatga